One stretch of Punica granatum isolate Tunisia-2019 chromosome 5, ASM765513v2, whole genome shotgun sequence DNA includes these proteins:
- the LOC116209133 gene encoding G-type lectin S-receptor-like serine/threonine-protein kinase At1g11330 codes for MGMLAGTSFLYLTLLLLSTVAVEFCICRDSISRTEFIRDLESIISNGGTFKLGFFSPPNSSERYVGIWYNDVPSSPVIWVANQNRSINDSSGILKLSDDGNLVVQNGQNETLWSSDVSTAGVNSTSAQILDSGNLVLRGAQLNTLWQSFEIPSDSFLSNMRISHSQGKTELTSWKSPSDPSIGKFSMGIDTAMRIPEIFIWKEGSPYYRSGPWNGQAFIGVPRMNSVYLRWVRVSNDDRGTVYLTYSFANESFLDYFQLNYEGNVVELYWDDGEERWEIRWLARESECDYYGKCGAFGTCDSKMSPICSCLRGYKPKKLEEWNSGNWTSGCVRSAVQQCERMNTSLNGKSGESDGFHKLSNMKVPDSAVWLSDEESKCPIRCLSNCSCKAYAYDSGIGCLVWYRDLVDTSGSFYENTVSKVKIIVALIVGVIGLAFSGYFMWRWISKSRESRKTRIQRSPLRGLPRDDPKQVKLEDLPLYNFNEIANATNNFSLNNMLGRGGFGPVHRGRFPDGQEIAVKRLSKFSGQGMQEFMNEVLVISRLQHRNLVRLLGCCIEGDERILIYEYMPNKSLEALIFDPMNRGHFNWEKRRNIIAGIARGLLYLHRDSRLIIIHRDLKASNVLLDEDLNPKISDFGMARIFGVNEDQANTRRVVGTYGYMSPEYAMEGQFSEKSDVFSFGVLLLEILSGRRNTSFYLDEQFLNLLGYAWRLWTDDRDGMVNFINPLIVDADTQPVILKFMHMGLLCVQESTKDRPNMSAVVSMLESEIVDLPAPNQPAFLNSLMASNMESPQQSQKASSVNSVTISIIQAR; via the exons ATGGGAATGCTTGCAGGAACCAGCTTCTTATATCTTACTCTTCTTCTACTCAGTACAGTTGCTGTGGAGTTCTGCATCTGCAGAGACAGCATAAGTAGGACTGAGTTCATCAGAGACCTGGAATCCATCATCTCCAACGGTGGTACCTTCAAGCTCGGCTTCTTCAGCCCCCCTAACTCAAGTGAACGTTATGTGGGCATTTGGTACAATGATGTCCCTTCTTCCCCTGTCATCTGGGTCGCAAACCAGAACAGATCCATCAATGATTCTTCGGGAATCCTGAAACTATCCGATGACGGAAACCTTGTGGTCCAGAATGGACAAAATGAAACTCTATGGTCATCGGATGTTTCGACTGCTGGCGTGAACAGCACCAGTGCCCAGATTTTAGATTCAGGGAACTTGGTCTTACGAGGAGCTCAGCTGAATACTCTGTGGCAGAGTTTCGAGATTCCTTCGGACTCATTCTTGTCGAACATGAGAATCAGCCATAGCCAAGGAAAGACAGAACTCACTTCGTGGAAAAGCCCCTCTGACCCTTCAATTGGGAAGTTCTCGATGGGGATTGATACTGCGATGCGCATTCCTGAGATATTTATATGGAAGGAGGGAAGCCCATACTACAGGAGTGGTCCATGGAACGGTCAGGCTTTCATTGGAGTGCCTCGTATGAATTCTGTCTACCTGCGATGGGTACGTGTTTCCAACGATGATCGAGGGACCGTATACTTGACCTATTCTTTTGCTAATGAGTCATTTTTGGATTACTTCCAATTGAACTATGAAGGGAACGTAGTGGAGTTGTACTGGGACGATGGAGAGGAGAGATGGGAGATCCGTTGGTTGGCCAGAGAGAGCGAGTGCGATTATTATGGCAAATGTGGGGCATTCGGAacttgtgattctaaaatgtCACCGATCTGCAGCTGTTTAAGGGGTTATAAGCCAAAGAAATTGGAGGAATGGAACAGCGGGAATTGGACTAGTGGATGTGTTAGGAGCGCTGTGCAACAGTGCGAGAGGATGAACACGAGCCTTAATGGCAAAAGTGGCGAATCAGATGGGTTTCATAAACTCAGCAACATGAAGGTTCCTGACTCAGCAGTGTGGCTGTCCGACGAGGAAAGCAAGTGTCCGATCCGATGCTTGTCGAATTGTTCGTGTAAGGCTTATGCATATGACAGTGGTATTGGGTGTCTGGTATGGTACCGGGACTTAGTAGATACGAGTGGCAGCTTCT ATGAAAACACGGTAAGCAAAGTGAAAATCATAGTAGCATTGATAGTCGGTGTGATTGGCCTCGCCTTTTCTGGGTATTTCATGTGGCGATGGATTTCTAAAAGTAGAG AAAGTCGGAAAACAAGGATACAGAGATCACCTCTCAGAGGCTTGCCCAGAGATGACCCCAAGCAAGTGAAACTCGAAGACCTCCCCCTGTATAACTTCAATGAGATTGCAAATGCTACGAACAATTTCAGCTTGAACAACATGCTGGGTCGTGGAGGTTTCGGTCCAGTACATAGG GGAAGGTTCCCAGATGGGCAGGAAATTGCAGTTAAAAGACTTTCGAAATTCTCGGGACAAGGAATGCAGGAGTTCATGAACGAGGTTCTGGTCATCTCAAGGCTTCAACACCGGAATCTTGTCAGGCTTCTCGGGTGCTGCATTGAGGGAGACGAAAGGATCTTGATTTACGAGTACATGCCAAACAAAAGCTTAGAAGCCCTCATATTCG ATCCGATGAATAGGGGGCATTTCAATTGGGAAAAAAGGCGAAACATTATTGCGGGAATTGCTCGAGGACTACTTTACCTACACAGGGATTCTAgattaataattattcataGAGATTTGAAAGCAAGCAACGTTTTATTGGATGAAGATCTCAACCCGAAAATATCAGACTTTGGCATGGCAAGGATATTTGGTGTTAACGAAGATCAAGCAAACACGAGAAGAGTTGTCGGGACATA TGGTTATATGTCTCCGGAATATGCCATGGAAGGGCAGTTTTCTGAGAAATCCGATGTCTTCAGCTTTGGAGTGTTGTTACTGGAGATCCTGAGTGGGAGACGCAACACAAGTTTCTACCTCGATGAGCAGTTCTTGAACCTCCTCGGTTAT GCATGGAGATTATGGACAGATGACAGGGACGGGATGGTCAATTTTATAAATCCATTGATTGTTGATGCAGACACTCAACCGGTAATCCTGAAGTTCATGCACATGGGATTGCTCT